The following are encoded together in the Pungitius pungitius chromosome 7, fPunPun2.1, whole genome shotgun sequence genome:
- the LOC119217191 gene encoding uncharacterized protein LOC119217191 isoform X3, with translation MAWSWSGSQGAMCWAPSVPSLRCKRSLCGLWTEKGGVEADPFGSGSGGLESHLEGHLQRSERNKLSENTRLATRYAVRIFREYLSEKSQRVDFETLEKEALCTVLRSFYAEARSKSGQLYSKSSLISIRSSLNRYLNEPPYCRTLDLTKDPELRSATGRSHRLEEQGAGRVVQKQAITRSDLRKLYESSVFHADTPFGLLNKVWFETCMYFCTRGRENQRELEEDSFGQAVDEDGRKFVYFKALGPHHKSRSAAWNKKRPDPDEETLPRMYETGSELCPYASFVRYASKRNPLCRAFFQRPRDHCSATDVAWYENKAIGKNLLGTRMQMLSRAAKLSKTYTNHCIGAVSIATLNSIVGATGSTTSTTNKVSADEDTEALQAKRLCARPGTNAESLIVRDKSEKGPARATESRMPTQPAVRPPVTARSQDRPSLRGNGTHSVGQS, from the coding sequence ATGGCGTGGAGCTGGAGTGGGAGTCAGGGGGCAATGTGCTGGGCTCCATCAGTTCCGTCACTGAGATGCAAGCGGTCGTTATGCGGATTATGGAccgagaaggggggggtggaggcggaTCCCTTTGGAAGCGGGTCCGGTGGGCTGGAATCTCACCTGGAAGGACACCTTCAGCGGTCAGAGCGAAACAAGCTGAGCGAAAACACCCGCCTGGCCACACGGTATGCGGTGAGGATATTCAGGGAGTACCTCAGCGAGAAATCCCAAAGAGTGGACTTTGAAACTCTGGAAAAGGAGGCGCTCTGCACGGTGCTGCGCTCCTTTTACGCGGAGGCGCGCTCCAAAAGTGGACAGTTGTACAGCAAGTCGTCCCTCATCAGCATCCGGAGCTCACTTAATCGGTACCTGAACGAGCCGCCCTACTGCCGCACACTGGACCTCACTAAAGACCCGGAGCTTCGTAGCGCCACTGGCCGCAGTCATAGGCTGGAGGAGCAAGGCGCCGGTCGCGTGGTGCAGAAACAAGCCATCACGCGCTCGGACCTGCGGAAACTGTACGAGTCATCTGTGTTCCACGCGGATACGCCGTTCGGGCTGCTCAACAAAGTGTGGTTCGAGACCTGCATGTATTTCTGCACCAGGGGCCGGGAGAACCAGCGGGAACTGGAAGAGGATTCGTTCGGTCAGGCGGTGGATGAGGACGGGAGAAAGTTTGTCTATTTTAAAGCTCTCGGACCGCACCACAAGTCCCGCTCTGCCGCCTGGAACAAGAAGCGTCCGGACCCAGACGAGGAAACGTTGCCGCGGATGTACGAGACCGGCTCGGAGCTGTGTCCGTACGCCAGCTTCGTCCGCTACGCGTCCAAACGGAACCCGCTCTGCAGGGCGTTCTTCCAGCGGCCGCGGGACCACTGCTCTGCAACGGATGTGGCGTGGTACGAGAATAAAGCTATCGGTAAGAATCTGTTGGGCACAAGGATGCAGATGTTGTCGCGCGCTGCCAAGCTCTCCAAGACCTACACCAACCACTGCATCGGCGCCGTCTCCATAGCGACGCTCAATAGCATTGTGGGCGCCACGGGCTCCACAACGTCGACAACGAATAAAGTCAGCGCCGATGAGGACACGGAGGCTCTCCAAGCCAAGAGGCTGTGCGCGCGCCCCGGGACAAACGCGGAGTCACTCATAGTGCGGGACAAGAGCGAGAAGGGGCCTGCAAGAGCCACGGAGTCCCGTATGCCCACCCAGCCTGCAGTGCGACCCCCGGTCACTGCGCGCTCACAG
- the LOC119217191 gene encoding uncharacterized protein LOC119217191 isoform X1: MAWSWSGSQGAMCWAPSVPSLRCKRSLCGLWTEKGGVEADPFGSGSGGLESHLEGHLQRSERNKLSENTRLATRYAVRIFREYLSEKSQRVDFETLEKEALCTVLRSFYAEARSKSGQLYSKSSLISIRSSLNRYLNEPPYCRTLDLTKDPELRSATGRSHRLEEQGAGRVVQKQAITRSDLRKLYESSVFHADTPFGLLNKVWFETCMYFCTRGRENQRELEEDSFGQAVDEDGRKFVYFKALGPHHKSRSAAWNKKRPDPDEETLPRMYETGSELCPYASFVRYASKRNPLCRAFFQRPRDHCSATDVAWYENKAIGKNLLGTRMQMLSRAAKLSKTYTNHCIGAVSIATLNSIVGATGSTTSTTNKVSADEDTEALQAKRLCARPGTNAESLIVRDKSEKGPARATESRMPTQPAVRPPVTARSQIPEEYGIVWNGPHSLHGGTVSVPEVQLARELSDEEVAILPAPGVCY; the protein is encoded by the exons ATGGCGTGGAGCTGGAGTGGGAGTCAGGGGGCAATGTGCTGGGCTCCATCAGTTCCGTCACTGAGATGCAAGCGGTCGTTATGCGGATTATGGAccgagaaggggggggtggaggcggaTCCCTTTGGAAGCGGGTCCGGTGGGCTGGAATCTCACCTGGAAGGACACCTTCAGCGGTCAGAGCGAAACAAGCTGAGCGAAAACACCCGCCTGGCCACACGGTATGCGGTGAGGATATTCAGGGAGTACCTCAGCGAGAAATCCCAAAGAGTGGACTTTGAAACTCTGGAAAAGGAGGCGCTCTGCACGGTGCTGCGCTCCTTTTACGCGGAGGCGCGCTCCAAAAGTGGACAGTTGTACAGCAAGTCGTCCCTCATCAGCATCCGGAGCTCACTTAATCGGTACCTGAACGAGCCGCCCTACTGCCGCACACTGGACCTCACTAAAGACCCGGAGCTTCGTAGCGCCACTGGCCGCAGTCATAGGCTGGAGGAGCAAGGCGCCGGTCGCGTGGTGCAGAAACAAGCCATCACGCGCTCGGACCTGCGGAAACTGTACGAGTCATCTGTGTTCCACGCGGATACGCCGTTCGGGCTGCTCAACAAAGTGTGGTTCGAGACCTGCATGTATTTCTGCACCAGGGGCCGGGAGAACCAGCGGGAACTGGAAGAGGATTCGTTCGGTCAGGCGGTGGATGAGGACGGGAGAAAGTTTGTCTATTTTAAAGCTCTCGGACCGCACCACAAGTCCCGCTCTGCCGCCTGGAACAAGAAGCGTCCGGACCCAGACGAGGAAACGTTGCCGCGGATGTACGAGACCGGCTCGGAGCTGTGTCCGTACGCCAGCTTCGTCCGCTACGCGTCCAAACGGAACCCGCTCTGCAGGGCGTTCTTCCAGCGGCCGCGGGACCACTGCTCTGCAACGGATGTGGCGTGGTACGAGAATAAAGCTATCGGTAAGAATCTGTTGGGCACAAGGATGCAGATGTTGTCGCGCGCTGCCAAGCTCTCCAAGACCTACACCAACCACTGCATCGGCGCCGTCTCCATAGCGACGCTCAATAGCATTGTGGGCGCCACGGGCTCCACAACGTCGACAACGAATAAAGTCAGCGCCGATGAGGACACGGAGGCTCTCCAAGCCAAGAGGCTGTGCGCGCGCCCCGGGACAAACGCGGAGTCACTCATAGTGCGGGACAAGAGCGAGAAGGGGCCTGCAAGAGCCACGGAGTCCCGTATGCCCACCCAGCCTGCAGTGCGACCCCCGGTCACTGCGCGCTCACAG ATTCCTGAAGAGTATGGGATCGTCTGGAACGGACCTCACAGCCTTCACGGAGGCACTGTGTCAGTCCCTGAGGTTCAGCTGGCCCGTGAGCTCTCAGATGAAGAGGTTGCAATTTTGCCAGCTCCAGGAGTTTGTTACTGA
- the LOC119217191 gene encoding uncharacterized protein LOC119217191 isoform X4, which translates to MAWSWSGSQGAMCWAPSVPSLRCKRSLCGLWTEKGGVEADPFGSGSGGLESHLEGHLQRSERNKLSENTRLATRYAVRIFREYLSEKSQRVDFETLEKEALCTVLRSFYAEARSKSGQLYSKSSLISIRSSLNRYLNEPPYCRTLDLTKDPELRSATGRSHRLEEQGAGRVVQKQAITRSDLRKLYESSVFHADTPFGLLNKVWFETCMYFCTRGRENQRELEEDSFGQAVDEDGRKFVYFKALGPHHKSRSAAWNKKRPDPDEETLPRMYETGSELCPYASFVRYASKRNPLCRAFFQRPRDHCSATDVAWYENKAIGKNLLGTRMQMLSRAAKLSKTYTNHCIGAVSIATLNSIVGATGSTTSTTNKVSADEDTEALQAKRLCARPGTNAESLIVRDKSEKGPARATESRMPTQPAVRPPVTARSQISTTE; encoded by the exons ATGGCGTGGAGCTGGAGTGGGAGTCAGGGGGCAATGTGCTGGGCTCCATCAGTTCCGTCACTGAGATGCAAGCGGTCGTTATGCGGATTATGGAccgagaaggggggggtggaggcggaTCCCTTTGGAAGCGGGTCCGGTGGGCTGGAATCTCACCTGGAAGGACACCTTCAGCGGTCAGAGCGAAACAAGCTGAGCGAAAACACCCGCCTGGCCACACGGTATGCGGTGAGGATATTCAGGGAGTACCTCAGCGAGAAATCCCAAAGAGTGGACTTTGAAACTCTGGAAAAGGAGGCGCTCTGCACGGTGCTGCGCTCCTTTTACGCGGAGGCGCGCTCCAAAAGTGGACAGTTGTACAGCAAGTCGTCCCTCATCAGCATCCGGAGCTCACTTAATCGGTACCTGAACGAGCCGCCCTACTGCCGCACACTGGACCTCACTAAAGACCCGGAGCTTCGTAGCGCCACTGGCCGCAGTCATAGGCTGGAGGAGCAAGGCGCCGGTCGCGTGGTGCAGAAACAAGCCATCACGCGCTCGGACCTGCGGAAACTGTACGAGTCATCTGTGTTCCACGCGGATACGCCGTTCGGGCTGCTCAACAAAGTGTGGTTCGAGACCTGCATGTATTTCTGCACCAGGGGCCGGGAGAACCAGCGGGAACTGGAAGAGGATTCGTTCGGTCAGGCGGTGGATGAGGACGGGAGAAAGTTTGTCTATTTTAAAGCTCTCGGACCGCACCACAAGTCCCGCTCTGCCGCCTGGAACAAGAAGCGTCCGGACCCAGACGAGGAAACGTTGCCGCGGATGTACGAGACCGGCTCGGAGCTGTGTCCGTACGCCAGCTTCGTCCGCTACGCGTCCAAACGGAACCCGCTCTGCAGGGCGTTCTTCCAGCGGCCGCGGGACCACTGCTCTGCAACGGATGTGGCGTGGTACGAGAATAAAGCTATCGGTAAGAATCTGTTGGGCACAAGGATGCAGATGTTGTCGCGCGCTGCCAAGCTCTCCAAGACCTACACCAACCACTGCATCGGCGCCGTCTCCATAGCGACGCTCAATAGCATTGTGGGCGCCACGGGCTCCACAACGTCGACAACGAATAAAGTCAGCGCCGATGAGGACACGGAGGCTCTCCAAGCCAAGAGGCTGTGCGCGCGCCCCGGGACAAACGCGGAGTCACTCATAGTGCGGGACAAGAGCGAGAAGGGGCCTGCAAGAGCCACGGAGTCCCGTATGCCCACCCAGCCTGCAGTGCGACCCCCGGTCACTGCGCGCTCACAG ATATCGACCACAGAGTGA
- the LOC119217191 gene encoding uncharacterized protein LOC119217191 isoform X2 gives MAWSWSGSQGAMCWAPSVPSLRCKRSLCGLWTEKGGVEADPFGSGSGGLESHLEGHLQRSERNKLSENTRLATRYAVRIFREYLSEKSQRVDFETLEKEALCTVLRSFYAEARSKSGQLYSKSSLISIRSSLNRYLNEPPYCRTLDLTKDPELRSATGRSHRLEEQGAGRVVQKQAITRSDLRKLYESSVFHADTPFGLLNKVWFETCMYFCTRGRENQRELEEDSFGQAVDEDGRKFVYFKALGPHHKSRSAAWNKKRPDPDEETLPRMYETGSELCPYASFVRYASKRNPLCRAFFQRPRDHCSATDVAWYENKAIGKNLLGTRMQMLSRAAKLSKTYTNHCIGAVSIATLNSIVGATGSTTSTTNKVSADEDTEALQAKRLCARPGTNAESLIVRDKSEKGPARATESRMPTQPAVRPPVTARSQIPEEYGIVWNGPHSLHGGTVSVPEVQLARELSDEERCRRREESRL, from the exons ATGGCGTGGAGCTGGAGTGGGAGTCAGGGGGCAATGTGCTGGGCTCCATCAGTTCCGTCACTGAGATGCAAGCGGTCGTTATGCGGATTATGGAccgagaaggggggggtggaggcggaTCCCTTTGGAAGCGGGTCCGGTGGGCTGGAATCTCACCTGGAAGGACACCTTCAGCGGTCAGAGCGAAACAAGCTGAGCGAAAACACCCGCCTGGCCACACGGTATGCGGTGAGGATATTCAGGGAGTACCTCAGCGAGAAATCCCAAAGAGTGGACTTTGAAACTCTGGAAAAGGAGGCGCTCTGCACGGTGCTGCGCTCCTTTTACGCGGAGGCGCGCTCCAAAAGTGGACAGTTGTACAGCAAGTCGTCCCTCATCAGCATCCGGAGCTCACTTAATCGGTACCTGAACGAGCCGCCCTACTGCCGCACACTGGACCTCACTAAAGACCCGGAGCTTCGTAGCGCCACTGGCCGCAGTCATAGGCTGGAGGAGCAAGGCGCCGGTCGCGTGGTGCAGAAACAAGCCATCACGCGCTCGGACCTGCGGAAACTGTACGAGTCATCTGTGTTCCACGCGGATACGCCGTTCGGGCTGCTCAACAAAGTGTGGTTCGAGACCTGCATGTATTTCTGCACCAGGGGCCGGGAGAACCAGCGGGAACTGGAAGAGGATTCGTTCGGTCAGGCGGTGGATGAGGACGGGAGAAAGTTTGTCTATTTTAAAGCTCTCGGACCGCACCACAAGTCCCGCTCTGCCGCCTGGAACAAGAAGCGTCCGGACCCAGACGAGGAAACGTTGCCGCGGATGTACGAGACCGGCTCGGAGCTGTGTCCGTACGCCAGCTTCGTCCGCTACGCGTCCAAACGGAACCCGCTCTGCAGGGCGTTCTTCCAGCGGCCGCGGGACCACTGCTCTGCAACGGATGTGGCGTGGTACGAGAATAAAGCTATCGGTAAGAATCTGTTGGGCACAAGGATGCAGATGTTGTCGCGCGCTGCCAAGCTCTCCAAGACCTACACCAACCACTGCATCGGCGCCGTCTCCATAGCGACGCTCAATAGCATTGTGGGCGCCACGGGCTCCACAACGTCGACAACGAATAAAGTCAGCGCCGATGAGGACACGGAGGCTCTCCAAGCCAAGAGGCTGTGCGCGCGCCCCGGGACAAACGCGGAGTCACTCATAGTGCGGGACAAGAGCGAGAAGGGGCCTGCAAGAGCCACGGAGTCCCGTATGCCCACCCAGCCTGCAGTGCGACCCCCGGTCACTGCGCGCTCACAG ATTCCTGAAGAGTATGGGATCGTCTGGAACGGACCTCACAGCCTTCACGGAGGCACTGTGTCAGTCCCTGAGGTTCAGCTGGCCCGTGAGCTCTCAGATGAAGAG CGATGCAGACGTCGAGAGGAAAGTAGGTTGTAA